From the genome of Solibacillus sp. FSL H8-0538:
AATGATTTTGGACGCGACAATCATCGGGTCTTTACGCATCGACATCGGTGTTGTTCCCGCATGATTGGATTCACCTGTAATGTTAACTTCATAACAAACCATGCCTAAAACGCCTTCGACAACACCAATTTCTAATTGCTTTGCTTCTAATACCGGACCTTGTTCAATATGGAGTTCAATATAGGCGAGCGCTTCTTTTAAACGATTCTCCTCTTTCCCTTTATATCCACTCGCTTGTAGTGCCGCTTTAAATGTGATGTCGTTTTTATCGACAGACTGTAACATCTTATCTTTCTCAAATTTCCCAGAAATGACGCCGGAGCTCATCATTGCAGGGTCAAAACGAGCACCTTCCTCATTCGTAAAGTTCACAATCATTAGTGGAATATCTAGTTCGATATCATTTTCCTTTAACGTTCGAATAGCTTCTATAGCAGTTAACACACCTAAGACACCATCAAACTTGCCTCCCTTTTCTACCGAATCTAAATGTGACCCCATCACAATTGGTGGGACATCATTTTTTCCTGGTAGAATTGCATAAATATTCGCCATATCGTCTACTTTAATCTCCATACCTAGCTCTTTGCAGCACTCACAAAAATAGTCCCTCGCTAAAATATCTTCTTTCGAAAGAGACAAACGAGTTACTCCGCTATTTGTAGTAGCTCCGAACTTACTAAATCTTTCAATCGACTCTTGCAATCGGCTACTATTACATTTATACATATTCTATTCCCCCCTCTTCTCATTCATTAAAAAAACAATTGTTATTTAAATTTTAAAATAGAGTAAATTTGGAAGATATGGATATTAAACTAAAAAAAATTGTGCAACTGCACATTATATATGGTATGTTATTTTCATAATAAGGGGGGTTGTTATGGGGACAATTCACAAGATTGTGGAGGGAGCTCAATTCCCTATGCTTACATTAGTAGCTGGATATAATGGTATGTATCGAAAAGTTACAGGTATAAATGTAGTAGAAAGCATTGATTTAATCATGTTTTGCCGACCAAATGAATTAGTCGTTACAACAGGTATTAACTTTCCGCACCAAGATGCTTCCTTAGAACAACTAGTTAAATTAGCGTACAGTAAAAAAGTAGCCGGTTTTATTATTAATACGGGTCCTTACATCCCTGAAATTCCTAAATCGGTCATTACTTTTGCCAACGAACATGAATTCCCAGTTTTCCAAATGCAGTGGAATCGTCGTGTAGCGGATCTTTTAAAAACGACATTTCAATTTATCGCCACTCACCACCAAGAACAATCGAACGAAGAAAAAACCTTATCGAACTTACTTTTCCACTACAAATACCACAGTGATTTCATAGAACAAAATTTAGCTCAACTCGGCTTCTTGCAAGGTACAGAGCTCGCCATCATTACTTGTACTACAATCGGTGCACAAAGCAGTATTGAACGTTACGAGGTCATGATTCAGTTCGCTTTCCAAAATAGATATCAACGCTTTTTAAAACTAAAGTATAAAAACCACCTCATCTTTTTAATCGGCCGAACACAAATGAAAACACCAAATATCCCCTTTTCAAAAACAGTTGAAGATATTTACGACAAAGTCACTAAGAAAAATGGGAGCTTAGATATTATCATTGGCAAAGGTAATTTTCATAAGGAGCTTGAAAATGTCTGTAAAAGCTACGATGAATCACTAACTGTCATCAAATTAGCACAACTGCATAACAACCGATTCTTATACAAATATAAAGACATTGGTACTTATAAACTTATTATGGATGTGCAAAATCGAGCATTGATCGAATCATTCAACCAAGATATTCTGGGACAACTTTATCATTATGACGAGTTACACAAAACGGATTACGTATCGTTTTTACGTATTTTCCTCGAAGAAAACGGCAGTACAAGTAAAATTAGTGAACGACAATTTATACACCGCAACACGGTCCTTTATAAAATCAAAAAAATAGAAATGCTATTAGATATGGATTTAAGTAATCCATTTACAAAAACGAATCTTTATATCGCCTTTTTGATAGAAGATGTTTTGATGCATAAATAATCCAAATTTATATATTTTCACAACGATAATTTTCGGAATATTTCTTTAAATGAGACACCTTTTGAAAATTATCAGGTAGTCTTATGAACAAGCAGTCTAGCTAATAATTGAATAAAACTGCTGCTTAATTTAGAAGGGGGAGGACATTATGAATGGTTTTTCACTTACTGTAGCAGATGTCATGACGAAAAGTTTATTCAGTAGCGCTAAACTAATCGCAGGCGATAAAGGACAGCTAAATACCATTAAATGGGTACATATTGTTGAAAATATGGATGCTACAAAGTTATTAAAGGGAAATGAATTAATTTTGACGACTGGCATTCATTTAAAAGACAATAATGATGGGTTTATTCAGTTTATTCAGCAATTAATTGAAACAAAAGCTGCTGGGCTATGCATTGAGTTAGGTAGTTCCGTACAAAAAATACCTGACTCGGTACAGCAAATGGCCACGGACTATCAATTCCCTCTTATCGCTTTTCATGAGGAAGTAGCTTTTGTTGAAATAACACAAGAAATACACAGCATTTTAATTAACCAACAATATGGAATCGTTAAAAACCTCGAAGACTACGCACAACAAATTAATAAATACACACTAACTGCCAACAACTATGAGCAGATTTTAATGCATTTATATAAACACTTAGGTTTGCAGGTCGTCTTTACTTTCAACGGGCAAAAACCTATTTTTATCCCCAATATTCATCAAGACAAGTATGAAATGATCCAGCAAAAATCCAATCCAGATAAATCAGCAAACCATTTTATTCGCTGTGAAGTTAATATTTTGAGTCAATACTACGGTGAGGTTTGTTTATTATCTCCACAGCGTGTCATTAATGAATACGATGCACTTATTCTGGATCGAACTGTTATTGCACTATCACAATATTTATTGCGGGATTTATATATTGAAGAGAAAAAAGGAATGGAAGATCGTGAAATTTTGGAAGGTTGGCTGAATGGGGTATCCAATGCCGAAGAGTTATCGCATTTTATTCAAGACCATCATATACGTGCCTCTACTAGTCATTGGATTGTCATGATCCATCATATCAAAAAAAGCAAAAATAACGATTTAACGTACTATAAGCTGTTTACGCGAAATGTGTTTGAGAAGCTTGGTTTTTATCCGTTACTATTAGAAAAAAAACAGCAACTTATTTTTATTTTAGCGAACTTACGTGAGCAAGAAACATATAAACAACGTATAACGCAAGCGATCGAACAAATAAACGACAATAATAAGAAATACAAATATACCAATTTAAATATTATGTTTGCAGTTGGAAAATACGTCACCCATTTACAAGATGTAAAAAATAGCTTTCATACAGCGAAGGACACCTTGCAAATTCGATGGAAATCACAAGAATTTTCGTATTTCTATGAAGATTTGCATCTCCATCACTTAATTTTACAATTACAAAAAAATCCATCCATTATGGATATGGTGGCAGATTATTTACACCCACTCATTGAATATGACCTTCAGCATAACAGCAAATTAGTCGAAACGTTAAAAGTATACTTGCAAACAAATGGTCTAAAAAAAGAAACTTCTGAGCGCCTTTTTATCGTTAGGCAAACACTGTATCATCGATTGGAGAAAATCGAGCAGTTACTTGGCAATGATTTTATGAAGCCTGAAAAGCGGTTAGCGTTAGAATTGATGCTATTTGCTGCTGAGTGGAACTTCACTGAAAAAACGATATGATTTGTCTTTTGTGAAAAGGTACAACTCAACTATTTTACATTTTGTCTAGTGCTTAATTGTTTGAAAAATTGAATAATAAAATTATAACATGACCAATATCAAAGGAGTGGTGATCCACAGTGGCAAATATAACAAGTCAAAGTTGGCAAGTAAAAGATGAACAGCATGTATGGCATTCCATGAAGCCATACAATCCTCATGCAACGATGATCATTCAAAAATCTGAAGGAGCTTGGATTACAGACATCGATGGAAAGCGTTACTTAGATGCGATGTCAGGTTTATGGTGTGTCAACGTTGGTTACGGCCGAGAAGAGATTGCTAAAGCAGCTTACGAACAATTGCTTGAAAATTCCTATACACCACTATCAGTTGGCCACATCCCTGCCATTGAATTGAGCGAAAAAATTAGCGAATTACTTGGTGAGGAGTACGTTGTGTTTTACTCCAATAGCGGTTCTGAAGCGAACGAAGCAGCATTTAAAATCGCACGCCAATATCATCAGCAAAAAGGACACGCAAATCGTTATAAATTTATCTCTCGTTATCGTGCTTACCACGGTAGCTCAATGGGGGCATTAGCTGCAACAGGTCAAGCGCAACGTAAAATAAAATATGAACCGTTAGCACCTGGCTTTCTTCATGTCCCACCACCCGATTCTTACCGAGCTAATGAAGACCATATTAAAGATCCAACATCGCTCCCTTCTGTTCAGGCCATCGATAATGTGATGACTTGGGAATTATCAGATACAATCGCAGCGGTGATTATGGAGCCAATTATTACTGGTGGCGGTGTGATTATGCCACATGAAGATTATTTACGTGGCGTAAAATCTGTTTGCGAAAAACACGGTGCCCTTCTCATTGTTGACGAAGTAATTTGTGGCTTCGGACGTACTGGCAAACCATTTGGGTTCCAAAACTATGGCATTCAGCCGGACATTGTGACAATGGCAAAAGGTTTAACGAGTGCTTACATGCCACTATCGGCAACAGCTGTTCGACGTGAAATTTATGAAGCGTTTAAAGGTAGCGATGAGTACGAATTTTTCCGCCACGTGAATACATTTGGTGGCTCTCCCGCTGCTTGTGCTGTTGCTCTAAAAAATATTGAAATTATGGAAAACGAAAATCTATTTGCACGCTCTGAAGAAATGGGCGCCATTTTACTTGCTGAGCTGCAAGAACGACTGAAAGACCATCCGTATGTAGGAAATATTCGTGGTAAAGGCTTGCTCATCGGCATTGAGCTTGTGAGCGATCAAAAAACAAAAGAACCAATCGACGTAACCTCAGTCAACAAAGTGATCGGTTTATGTAAAGAACAAGGACTAATCATCGGCAAAAACGGTGTAACAGTTGCAGGTTTTAACAATGTGTTAACACTATCTCCCCCACTAATAATCACATTGGAAGAAAAAGATTTCATCGTAGAAAAATTCACGAACGCCTTAAACGCGCTTCAATAAAAACCTCTAATCCGTAATTTATAAATCGGAATATGAAGCGAAAAGCGAGGCCATTTTCGCGATTATTAGCAGTAAGCTTTAACAAAGCCTAAAAACTTAAACTTAGGAGGAAATAAATACATGGTAGTTAATACAGAAATAAAAGAACTTGGTCATTTTATTAATGGAGAAGTAGTTTTAGGGAAAAGTGGTAAATTCTCAGATGTATTCAACCCAAGTTCAGGTGAAGTCATTGCACATGTTCCCCTTGCATCCAAAGAAGAAGTGCACGATGCAATTGCAAAAGCAAAAGCAGCATTTCCAGCATGGCGTGCACTATCTGTCGGGAAGCGCGCTGAAATTGTTATGAAGTTCCGTCACTTGATGACAGATCGCATTGATGAGCTAATAAAGATTATCTGTACGGAAAGTGGCAAAACGATTGAGGATGCAAAGGGTGAAATTACACGCGGCTTAGAGTCTGTTGATTTAGCGATAAACGCACCACACTTATTAAAGGGTGAGTATTCAGTAAATGTCGGCGGTAATATTAACGCTTACTCTACAAAAGCTCCACTCGGTGTCGTTGCAGCAATTTCACCATTCAACTTCCCTGTGATGGTACCACTTGCAATTACAAGTATGGCTGTTGCAGTCGGAAATGCAGTCATTTTAAAACCATCTGAACGTGTCCCTTGCTCAGCACTATTTTTATCAGAGCTTTGGAAAGAAGCTGGTTTGCCAGATGGCGTATGGACGGTGATTAATGGCGACAAAGAGGCGGTAAACGAGTTATTAAGTAACCCGACAATTGAAGCAATTTCATTTGTAGGTTCAACTCAAATTGCAGACTATATTTACACAACCGGTGCCAAGCATGGTAAACGCGTTACGGCATTAGGTGGTGGTAAAAACAATATGGTTGTTATGCCCGACGCTGATTTAGAACAAGTAGCAAATGCATTTTTAGGGGCTGCGTACGGAGCTGCTTCCCAACGTTGTATGGCGATTTCAACTATCGTTCCTGTTGGCGAAGAAACAGCGAACAACCTTGTAAAAATACTCGCTGATAAAATTTCAAAACTAAAAGTTGGACCTTATACAGACTCAGAAGTTGATTTTGGTCCTGTTATTACCAAACAATCTAAAGATGCCATCGTTGGTTTTATCGACCGTAGCTTAGAAGAAGGCGCTACTTTAGTATGCGATGGTCGCAACCCGAAAATTTCTGAAACATCAGATGGGTTCTATTTAGGACCTACACTATTAGATAACGTCAAGCCTGGTATGGAAATTTATGAACAAGAAGTCTTTGGCCCTGCACGTAATGTCGTTCGCGTGGCTACATTAGAAGAAGCCATTGATTTAATCAATGAACATGAACTAGGAAACGGCGTAACCATCTTCACAAATAACGGGGCTGCCGCTCGAAAATTCACATCCGAAATCGAAGTTGGGATGGTTGGTGTGAATGTGCCAATTCCAATTCCGGTCGGTTATCATAACTTTGCTGGTTGGAAACGCTCTAGATTCGGTGAAGGTCATATGTTTGGTCCCGACCAAGTACGTTTCTTCACAAAAACAAAAACAATTTCAGAAAAATGGTTTGAAGAAAATAGCGAATCTGTATCAACATTTGCTTTCCCGAGTAACAACGACTAAAACTAAAAATCCAAAAGCGCTACAAACCCTGAACTGATAAGGGTTTGTAGCGTTTTTCATATAGTAAACTTTAGTTGCATTCAAACTCACCTCGGTAATACTTTAATTCAGCATCACGGATACATTTGTAACATCATCTATATACACGGTAATATTACGAATACAATCTTTCATACCATATATGAATGACACTTTTAAGATTCTATAAGTTGTGAACATAGATTAGAAATAGGTTTGATGATATTGGATAACATTTTGCTTCTTAATATTGTTCCCTCAACATATCATTCATGTTAAGAAAAGCGCATTCGCGCCCGTTTGCACGCGGGCAAGCTACTTGCGAGCCCGAAGCGAAAGTAAACGCCCCACCACTTTCGCTAGAGGACAGACCGCGACCTCGAGCGTGCGGCGCGAATGCCTAGACATTATCAAAAAGTTATACTTTCTTATCAGTTTAGAAAGACACACCTCGTCCGAAAAAGGGCGAGGTGATGTCCTTACTTATGTGGATGGGAAAGTTATACTTTCTTACCCACTGAAAAAGGTTTTTTTCTAATTCCAATTCCCATTATATGAAAGTAGGTGCGAATTTGTATGCAAGAAAAAATTGCTTGGGTAACGGATACTTCAGCTTTTTTAGATGATGCATTTGTTGAAAAATTAAACATCCATGTACTCCCCGTAAATGTGATTTTTGAAGATGGAGCTTATAGAGAAAAAGTGGATTTGACGCTTGCTGAGTTTTATAAAAAGATGCGAAATGCAAAAGTTCTCCCGACAACATCGCAACCTATCTTTGGTGAAATGTTGTATCTATACAAACAATTAAAAGCGGAGGGTTATGCATGTGCCATTGCAGTCCATCCATCAAGTGTATTATCCAGTACTTATGCAAGCTCTATGGCGGCAGCAAAACAAGCGAATTTCCCTCTATATGCGATTGATTCAAAAATTATCTCCTATCCTATGAGTAAAATGCTCGAAACCGGGCATACACTTGCATCAGAGGGCGCTACAGTTGAAGAAACCGTGAGTGTGCTTGAAGAAATGGTAAATCATGTTGAACTATCAGGTATTCCGGCAAGCTTAACGCAACTATATAAAAGTGGACGTGTACCAGGAATTGTAGCATTAATAGGAAATTTATTAAAATTAAAGTTAATTGTATCATTTCAAAATGGCCATGTTGTGTTAAGGGATAAGGTACGAACATATAAACGAGCAAAACATTATGTAACAGACATGCTGCGTAAAGAATTAAAACAATCTATCTTTTCCGAGGTGGCCATTGTTCATAGTAATAACAATGAAGATGCCGAGCTTTGGAAAGAAGAACTCCAAGCAGAATTCCCTTTCATTCATTTTATAATACTTCCTTTAAGCTCGAGCATTAGTGTCCATACGGGCGAAGGAACGACTGGCCTTAGCTGGGTTCGCAATTTTTAGGACTGTTAATGGTTTTATTCTGTACAGTAATGAAAGGTATCGGAAAAATTAAAAAGCACAAAATCATTTAAACTGACCTAACTTGTTGAGACAAACTTAATACACCGCCTCTATGTTTTAGACAAAAAGATTTTACCGATGAATTCACATTGTTAGTACGAGAAGAAATTATTTTTCATTTTTTAAGCACTACATTTTCAAACACAGAAATTGAATTTGGTGGATTTGACATACGACATAACCACAAATATGTGTCAAAGGAAGGTTTTGGCGCTTAATTTAGAATAAGTCGTATGAAAAAATCGACAAATCAAACAATTTCTATTTGGACAAATGAACATTAAAATTTAAGCGCAAAAAAAATGGCCGCTACAATAAATCATGGACATTAACTTATTAGTAGCACTTTACGGTATAAAATACATTTCCTAATACATCCGCCGTTTCATCGTTAATACATGCAATAAAATGCACGGAATTACAAGACATTTCTTACCCAGCAACATAAAGAATTACATCGTATGAAATTAATCGTGTTTTCTAAACGTATAAAAAGAGGCTTCCCCATAATTATAGGGAAAGCCTCACGATAACACTTAAAACCTCACGAATTGTAACGTGGTGGACCATCCTCTGATTTTGAACTTTCTTCATCGGATCTACTCATCGTAGTAACCCTCCTGTTCAATGTTCGATTAGAAGTGGAATCTCAAATAGTATGGTTCACAAGTTATTTATTATTCATTATTTTTGGATGTAATATAGATGCATGGACATACCTCGCCTAACTCACTAAAATAGAGGTAACGAGAGGACGTGTCCGAACATGAGTCAAAAAAAATATAATCAAGAGTTCAAACAAACAGTAGTCGAGCTTTATCGCTCGGGTACAACGGTCAGCCAACTATCAAGCGAATATGGTGTATCAGAAGTAACCATCTATAAATGGATTAAACTACATTCCCCAATTGAAGGGGCTGGCGAGTTAACTGCAGCGGAAGTCGTTGCGATCCAAAAAGAAAACCTTCGCTTGAAACAAGAGGTAGAAATCCTAAAAAAGGCTATGACCATATTCGCGCAAAAATAGAAGACCAAGAGCTGATCGACCATATTACCAAAGAGAGCGAACATCAACCTGTTCAGTTGATGTGTCGTGTATTAAAGATGCCAAAAAGTACGTATTATCAATCGTTTCAGAAGAAGCCCAATAGCTACCATGTTGCCAATGAAAAACTGCTGGCACGTATTCGAATTATTCACAAAGAAAGTGATGAGCGATACGGCGCACCAAAGATTTTTGAAATCCTGAAACGAGAAGGATATACAGGCAGTATTGATCGCATACAGCGCATTATGAAACGAGCAGGCATTCGTTCGAACATTACAAAAAAGTACAAACCGGCGTCATCGAAAACACCAGTGGAGGCGCGTGAAAACGTGCTGGAACAAGACTTCACAACCGAAGCCATCAATCAAAAATGGGTGGCAGATATTACGTATATTCACACACTGCGTGACGGTTGGTGTTATTTGGCGTCGGTTTTAGACCTACATACAAAGAAAATTGTCGGCTATAAATTTGGCCGTAGAATGACGGTAGATCTAGTTTTAAACGCACTTGACAACGCTGTGGCAGACCAAAAGCCTGCACCTGGTCTTATTATCCACACAGATTTAGGGTCGCAATATACAAGTGAAAATTTTCAAAAACGCTTAAAGAAGTATGAGATGATCCCATCATTTAGCCGAAAAGGTTGCCCTTATGACAATGCGTGTATCGAATCATTCCACGCTACGCTAAAAAAAGAAGAAGTATATAGAAAGCGATATGATGGCTTTGA
Proteins encoded in this window:
- a CDS encoding Zn-dependent hydrolase; this encodes MYKCNSSRLQESIERFSKFGATTNSGVTRLSLSKEDILARDYFCECCKELGMEIKVDDMANIYAILPGKNDVPPIVMGSHLDSVEKGGKFDGVLGVLTAIEAIRTLKENDIELDIPLMIVNFTNEEGARFDPAMMSSGVISGKFEKDKMLQSVDKNDITFKAALQASGYKGKEENRLKEALAYIELHIEQGPVLEAKQLEIGVVEGVLGMVCYEVNITGESNHAGTTPMSMRKDPMIVASKIIANLHEQLGSIDEQLVYTFGRMNVTPNIHTVIPNKVAFTIDSRHQDPEVMRKVEEILQGLPSQEQGCYVVPVKLWGRDTVFFDSAICDEVEKSCHGFGYSFNRMFSGAGHDAQYIASIIPSAMIFVPSINGKSHCEEEETTFEDCAKGADVLLETVLTLQTKFSIGKTSFISN
- a CDS encoding PucR family transcriptional regulator, whose amino-acid sequence is MGTIHKIVEGAQFPMLTLVAGYNGMYRKVTGINVVESIDLIMFCRPNELVVTTGINFPHQDASLEQLVKLAYSKKVAGFIINTGPYIPEIPKSVITFANEHEFPVFQMQWNRRVADLLKTTFQFIATHHQEQSNEEKTLSNLLFHYKYHSDFIEQNLAQLGFLQGTELAIITCTTIGAQSSIERYEVMIQFAFQNRYQRFLKLKYKNHLIFLIGRTQMKTPNIPFSKTVEDIYDKVTKKNGSLDIIIGKGNFHKELENVCKSYDESLTVIKLAQLHNNRFLYKYKDIGTYKLIMDVQNRALIESFNQDILGQLYHYDELHKTDYVSFLRIFLEENGSTSKISERQFIHRNTVLYKIKKIEMLLDMDLSNPFTKTNLYIAFLIEDVLMHK
- a CDS encoding PucR family transcriptional regulator encodes the protein MNGFSLTVADVMTKSLFSSAKLIAGDKGQLNTIKWVHIVENMDATKLLKGNELILTTGIHLKDNNDGFIQFIQQLIETKAAGLCIELGSSVQKIPDSVQQMATDYQFPLIAFHEEVAFVEITQEIHSILINQQYGIVKNLEDYAQQINKYTLTANNYEQILMHLYKHLGLQVVFTFNGQKPIFIPNIHQDKYEMIQQKSNPDKSANHFIRCEVNILSQYYGEVCLLSPQRVINEYDALILDRTVIALSQYLLRDLYIEEKKGMEDREILEGWLNGVSNAEELSHFIQDHHIRASTSHWIVMIHHIKKSKNNDLTYYKLFTRNVFEKLGFYPLLLEKKQQLIFILANLREQETYKQRITQAIEQINDNNKKYKYTNLNIMFAVGKYVTHLQDVKNSFHTAKDTLQIRWKSQEFSYFYEDLHLHHLILQLQKNPSIMDMVADYLHPLIEYDLQHNSKLVETLKVYLQTNGLKKETSERLFIVRQTLYHRLEKIEQLLGNDFMKPEKRLALELMLFAAEWNFTEKTI
- a CDS encoding aspartate aminotransferase family protein encodes the protein MANITSQSWQVKDEQHVWHSMKPYNPHATMIIQKSEGAWITDIDGKRYLDAMSGLWCVNVGYGREEIAKAAYEQLLENSYTPLSVGHIPAIELSEKISELLGEEYVVFYSNSGSEANEAAFKIARQYHQQKGHANRYKFISRYRAYHGSSMGALAATGQAQRKIKYEPLAPGFLHVPPPDSYRANEDHIKDPTSLPSVQAIDNVMTWELSDTIAAVIMEPIITGGGVIMPHEDYLRGVKSVCEKHGALLIVDEVICGFGRTGKPFGFQNYGIQPDIVTMAKGLTSAYMPLSATAVRREIYEAFKGSDEYEFFRHVNTFGGSPAACAVALKNIEIMENENLFARSEEMGAILLAELQERLKDHPYVGNIRGKGLLIGIELVSDQKTKEPIDVTSVNKVIGLCKEQGLIIGKNGVTVAGFNNVLTLSPPLIITLEEKDFIVEKFTNALNALQ
- a CDS encoding CoA-acylating methylmalonate-semialdehyde dehydrogenase, which produces MVVNTEIKELGHFINGEVVLGKSGKFSDVFNPSSGEVIAHVPLASKEEVHDAIAKAKAAFPAWRALSVGKRAEIVMKFRHLMTDRIDELIKIICTESGKTIEDAKGEITRGLESVDLAINAPHLLKGEYSVNVGGNINAYSTKAPLGVVAAISPFNFPVMVPLAITSMAVAVGNAVILKPSERVPCSALFLSELWKEAGLPDGVWTVINGDKEAVNELLSNPTIEAISFVGSTQIADYIYTTGAKHGKRVTALGGGKNNMVVMPDADLEQVANAFLGAAYGAASQRCMAISTIVPVGEETANNLVKILADKISKLKVGPYTDSEVDFGPVITKQSKDAIVGFIDRSLEEGATLVCDGRNPKISETSDGFYLGPTLLDNVKPGMEIYEQEVFGPARNVVRVATLEEAIDLINEHELGNGVTIFTNNGAAARKFTSEIEVGMVGVNVPIPIPVGYHNFAGWKRSRFGEGHMFGPDQVRFFTKTKTISEKWFEENSESVSTFAFPSNND
- a CDS encoding DegV family protein, whose translation is MQEKIAWVTDTSAFLDDAFVEKLNIHVLPVNVIFEDGAYREKVDLTLAEFYKKMRNAKVLPTTSQPIFGEMLYLYKQLKAEGYACAIAVHPSSVLSSTYASSMAAAKQANFPLYAIDSKIISYPMSKMLETGHTLASEGATVEETVSVLEEMVNHVELSGIPASLTQLYKSGRVPGIVALIGNLLKLKLIVSFQNGHVVLRDKVRTYKRAKHYVTDMLRKELKQSIFSEVAIVHSNNNEDAELWKEELQAEFPFIHFIILPLSSSISVHTGEGTTGLSWVRNF
- a CDS encoding IS3 family transposase (programmed frameshift), encoding MSQKKYNQEFKQTVVELYRSGTTVSQLSSEYGVSEVTIYKWIKLHSPIEGAGELTAAEVVAIQKENLRLKQEVEIPKKGYDHIRAKIEDQELIDHITKESEHQPVQLMCRVLKMPKSTYYQSFQKKPNSYHVANEKLLARIRIIHKESDERYGAPKIFEILKREGYTGSIDRIQRIMKRAGIRSNITKKYKPASSKTPVEARENVLEQDFTTEAINQKWVADITYIHTLRDGWCYLASVLDLHTKKIVGYKFGRRMTVDLVLNALDNAVADQKPAPGLIIHTDLGSQYTSENFQKRLKKYEMIPSFSRKGCPYDNACIESFHATLKKEEVYRKRYDGFETARIALFKYIEGWYNRKRIHGSIGYFTPDAYEKMCRAAA